In one Bradyrhizobium sp. 4 genomic region, the following are encoded:
- a CDS encoding hydantoinase/oxoprolinase family protein has translation MLEGAEVRLAVDIGGTFTDIVLDVGQDRKTRKLLTTPQRPEQAVLDGMRLILADARAHISDIDVFIHGTTLATNAIIERRGAKTALIATEGFRDVLDIGTESRYDQYDLSIDKPKPLAPRSLRFTVPERIDAHGAVRLPLDEAAVRALAPRLRALNVESVAVAFLHSYANPEHERRTAAIISEEMPGISVTVSSAVCPEIREYERTSTAVANAYVQPLIDGYLARMSDALQVEQYRGAIYLVTSGGGVTSIETARRFPVRLVESGPAGGAIFAAQIAARLGESKVLSFDMGGTTAKICLIEKYQPETSRVFEVDRAARFLKGSGLPVRIPVIEMVEIGAGGGSIAHVDAMKRVTVGPESASSEPGPACYGRGGLRPAVTDADVALGMIDPDDFAGGTIKLDPELSKQALLRAVGEPLGLSAETAAYAVHEVVCENMASAARVHAVERGEIVGQHTLIAFGGAAPLHAARVAEKIGVSRVIVPSNAGVGSAVGFLAAPIAYELVRSRHVRLDDFDTEGVSDLLQEMVTEARALVESGAAGAPVRERRAAFMRYVGQGHEITVELPNRRLTTADLAGLRQKFEADYAAMFERSIPGAAIEVLSWSVLATTEARNPATVAAVTRKPAGKASGSRKFFDGRAGEVIEIPLYRREDMAPGATIAGPAVIAEDETSTFVSNSFDAHIDGAGSIVMERKAA, from the coding sequence ATGCTTGAGGGAGCCGAGGTGCGGCTTGCCGTTGATATCGGTGGCACGTTCACCGACATCGTGCTGGACGTGGGGCAGGATCGCAAGACGCGCAAATTGCTGACGACGCCGCAGCGGCCCGAACAGGCGGTGCTCGATGGCATGCGGCTCATTCTTGCTGATGCGCGTGCCCATATCAGCGACATCGACGTCTTCATTCACGGCACAACGCTCGCGACCAACGCCATCATCGAGCGTCGCGGCGCGAAGACGGCGCTGATCGCGACCGAGGGCTTTCGCGACGTGCTCGATATCGGCACCGAGAGCCGCTACGACCAGTATGACCTCTCCATCGACAAGCCGAAGCCGTTGGCGCCGCGGTCCCTGCGCTTCACGGTGCCGGAGCGTATCGACGCCCACGGTGCCGTCCGCCTCCCGCTGGACGAAGCGGCGGTGCGTGCGCTCGCGCCAAGATTGCGCGCGCTGAACGTCGAGAGCGTCGCGGTCGCCTTCCTACACTCCTACGCCAATCCCGAGCATGAGCGCCGCACGGCCGCGATCATCAGTGAGGAGATGCCCGGCATTTCCGTGACCGTATCGTCCGCGGTGTGCCCGGAGATCCGCGAATATGAGCGGACATCGACGGCGGTAGCCAACGCCTATGTGCAGCCGCTGATCGATGGTTATCTCGCCCGCATGTCCGACGCCTTGCAGGTCGAGCAGTACCGCGGCGCGATCTATCTCGTCACCTCCGGCGGCGGTGTCACCTCGATCGAGACAGCGCGGCGCTTTCCGGTGCGTCTCGTCGAATCCGGTCCTGCCGGCGGCGCCATTTTCGCGGCGCAGATCGCGGCGCGTCTCGGCGAAAGCAAGGTGCTGTCCTTCGACATGGGCGGCACCACGGCAAAGATCTGCCTGATCGAGAAATACCAGCCCGAGACCTCGCGCGTGTTCGAGGTCGATCGCGCAGCGCGCTTCCTGAAGGGCTCGGGTCTGCCGGTGCGGATTCCCGTGATCGAGATGGTCGAGATCGGCGCCGGCGGCGGCTCGATTGCCCATGTCGACGCGATGAAGCGCGTCACGGTCGGCCCCGAGAGTGCCTCCTCGGAGCCCGGGCCCGCCTGCTACGGCCGCGGCGGCCTGCGCCCGGCCGTGACGGATGCCGACGTTGCGCTCGGCATGATCGATCCCGACGATTTCGCGGGTGGAACGATCAAGCTCGACCCTGAACTCTCGAAGCAGGCGCTGCTGCGCGCCGTGGGCGAGCCGCTCGGCCTGTCGGCGGAAACCGCGGCCTATGCCGTGCACGAGGTCGTCTGCGAGAATATGGCGAGCGCGGCGCGCGTGCATGCGGTGGAGCGCGGTGAGATTGTCGGGCAGCACACGCTGATCGCCTTTGGCGGCGCGGCGCCACTGCATGCGGCGCGGGTCGCCGAGAAGATCGGTGTCTCCCGCGTGATCGTCCCTTCCAATGCCGGCGTCGGTTCGGCCGTCGGCTTCCTTGCGGCTCCGATCGCCTACGAGCTGGTGCGCAGCCGTCATGTGCGGCTCGACGATTTCGACACCGAGGGGGTCTCCGACCTGCTCCAGGAGATGGTGACCGAAGCGCGTGCGCTGGTCGAGTCGGGCGCGGCCGGTGCGCCAGTGCGCGAGCGCCGCGCGGCCTTCATGCGCTATGTCGGCCAGGGCCATGAGATCACGGTCGAGCTGCCGAACCGGCGGCTGACGACGGCCGATCTGGCCGGCCTGCGCCAGAAGTTCGAAGCGGATTATGCGGCGATGTTCGAGCGGTCCATCCCGGGTGCGGCGATCGAGGTGTTGAGCTGGTCGGTGCTCGCGACGACCGAGGCGCGCAATCCGGCCACGGTCGCGGCCGTTACGCGCAAGCCCGCGGGCAAGGCGTCGGGCAGCCGCAAGTTCTTCGACGGTCGGGCAGGGGAGGTGATCGAGATCCCGCTCTACCGCCGCGAGGACATGGCGCCGGGCGCGACGATTGCGGGTCCCGCGGTGATCGCGGAGGACGAGACCTCGACGTTCGTCTCCAACAGTTTTGATGCCCATATCGACGGTGCCGGCAGCATCGTCATGGAACGGAAGGCGGCCTGA
- a CDS encoding hydantoinase B/oxoprolinase family protein — protein sequence MSKASGASLIDLQIMWHRLIAVVEEQAQVLLRTAFSPIVRECGDLSAGVFDLKGRMLAQAVTGTPGHVNSMAESVKHFIAHFPIETMKEGDAYITNDPWMGTGHLNDFVVTTPCFKDGKPVALFSCTSHLMDIGGIGFGPDATDVFMEGLYIPMLKLIDQGVVNETLMAMIRTNTRLPIDTEGDTYSLAGCNDVGCERLVEMMTEFGIDTFDTLGDYICDRSREAVLAEIAKLPKGTWRNTMVVDGYDAPVSLEATLTISDEGIHVDFDGTSAASRFGINVPLSYTIAYTVFGLGCVVASQIPNNAGSLSPLTVSAPPGAILNAPKPAPVASRHIIGQMLPDVVFGCLRQIIPERVPAEGTSCLWNLNVRGQTRSGAGGNYGFSMAVTSNGGTGARFAKDGLSATAYPSGVRGTPVEIAETQTPLIFWRKELRADSGGAGRTRGGLGQIIEVGSGVDAPFDILAAFDRIDHPPRGRDGGKNGEAGYVGLKSGKKLRGKGFQQVPPDDRLVVLTPGGAGIGDPRERAPTAVNDDIESGLVSADNAVTVYGHAR from the coding sequence ATGAGCAAGGCAAGCGGCGCGAGCCTGATCGACCTCCAGATCATGTGGCACCGGCTGATCGCCGTGGTCGAGGAGCAGGCGCAGGTGCTGCTCCGCACCGCCTTCAGCCCGATCGTGCGCGAATGCGGCGACCTCTCGGCCGGCGTGTTCGACCTCAAGGGACGGATGCTGGCGCAGGCGGTGACGGGCACCCCCGGCCACGTCAATTCGATGGCTGAATCGGTCAAGCACTTCATCGCCCACTTTCCGATCGAGACGATGAAGGAGGGCGACGCCTACATCACCAACGATCCCTGGATGGGCACCGGGCATCTCAACGATTTCGTCGTCACCACACCCTGCTTCAAGGACGGCAAGCCGGTCGCGCTGTTTTCCTGCACCAGCCATCTCATGGACATCGGCGGCATCGGCTTCGGGCCCGACGCCACCGACGTGTTCATGGAGGGGCTCTACATCCCCATGCTGAAGCTGATCGACCAGGGCGTCGTCAACGAGACGCTGATGGCGATGATCCGCACCAACACGCGGCTGCCGATCGACACCGAGGGCGACACCTACTCGCTCGCCGGCTGCAACGACGTCGGCTGCGAGCGCCTGGTCGAGATGATGACCGAGTTCGGCATCGACACCTTCGATACGCTCGGCGACTATATCTGCGACCGCTCGCGCGAGGCCGTGCTTGCCGAGATCGCCAAGCTGCCGAAGGGCACCTGGCGCAACACCATGGTGGTCGACGGCTATGACGCGCCGGTCTCGCTCGAGGCTACGCTGACGATCTCGGACGAAGGCATCCACGTCGATTTCGACGGCACCTCGGCCGCGTCCCGATTCGGCATCAACGTGCCTCTGTCCTACACCATCGCCTACACGGTGTTCGGTCTCGGCTGCGTCGTCGCCTCGCAGATCCCGAACAATGCCGGCTCGCTCTCGCCGCTGACGGTGTCGGCTCCCCCGGGCGCGATCCTCAATGCGCCGAAGCCGGCGCCGGTCGCCTCGCGTCACATCATCGGCCAGATGCTGCCCGACGTCGTGTTCGGCTGCCTGCGCCAGATCATTCCCGAGCGCGTGCCCGCGGAAGGCACCTCGTGCCTGTGGAATCTCAATGTGCGCGGACAGACTCGCTCGGGCGCCGGCGGCAATTACGGATTCTCGATGGCGGTGACCTCCAATGGCGGCACCGGCGCGCGCTTCGCGAAGGACGGGCTGTCGGCGACCGCCTATCCCAGCGGCGTGCGCGGCACGCCGGTCGAAATCGCCGAGACGCAGACGCCGCTAATCTTCTGGCGCAAGGAATTGCGTGCGGATTCCGGCGGGGCAGGGCGCACCCGCGGTGGCCTCGGCCAGATCATCGAGGTCGGCAGCGGCGTCGATGCGCCGTTCGACATCCTGGCGGCATTCGACCGCATCGATCATCCGCCACGTGGTCGCGATGGCGGCAAGAACGGCGAGGCCGGCTATGTCGGCCTGAAGTCCGGCAAGAAGCTGCGTGGAAAAGGCTTTCAGCAGGTGCCGCCGGACGACCGGCTGGTGGTGCTGACGCCAGGCGGCGCCGGCATCGGCGATCCCCGGGAGCGCGCGCCGACAGCCGTCAACGACGACATCGAAAGCGGCCTCGTGTCTGCCGACAACGCGGTTACAGTTTATGGGCATGCGCGATGA